One window from the genome of Rhizobium sp. Pop5 encodes:
- a CDS encoding TonB-dependent siderophore receptor has translation MKFMLGCTVVVTAVANGAAYGQSATELAPIVITAKKDATSTIGTLPEEYAGGQVAKGARLGALGNRDFMETPFNVTGYTSQKIEDQGAQTVGDVMDNDPSVRNTHSSGGMLDSFYIRGFPVGEGNAGEIAFDGIYGIAPTYRVFTEYAERVEVLKGPTAFLYGISPNSAVGGTINIVPKRALDEDLTRLTTDYASDFQGGVHVDVSRRFGDERQFGIRLNGSAHGGDTPIDNQTRDFYVGALALDYQGENLRATLDVIGQRETFDAPQRPFFQTTGLIVPSAPDGSLNVQEPWEWSKSADRSVLGRVEYDLTDDITWFGAVGGGNSHVHRLFGLPTILNSAGDVTITPQNAVFDVDRLTAETGIRTKFDTGPISHTMTLQASYLHQSLDRAIVSGTAQLSNMYDPVRRIEQFVANPSSVPKVSEARLSGVGLSDTLSMLDERVQLTLGGRFQQIDSKNFNATTGAVSSSSDEDAVTPLVGLVVRPWDEVSFYANYAQGLSIGDTAPTTAINAGETLAPYKTTQYEIGTKVDLGQIAMTVSAFQIEKPFGQLEPSGGGQIFTAGGEQRNRGIEFNVFGEVTDDLRLLGGLVLMDGELTNTSSAATRGKRPIGVPKIQANIGAEWDASFLEGLTLTANVIHTGEQYINTTNTLKIPSWTRLDLGARYKTEIETRPVTFRASVENVFDKDYWSGVASFSTIAQGAPRTFKVSITTDF, from the coding sequence ATGAAGTTTATGTTGGGGTGCACAGTAGTGGTGACCGCTGTGGCAAACGGTGCCGCATACGGGCAGAGTGCCACCGAATTGGCACCAATAGTTATTACTGCGAAGAAAGACGCCACGTCCACGATCGGAACCCTCCCGGAAGAATATGCAGGCGGTCAGGTCGCGAAAGGCGCACGCCTGGGGGCTCTGGGAAACCGGGATTTCATGGAGACCCCTTTTAATGTGACTGGGTATACATCTCAGAAAATCGAGGACCAGGGTGCCCAGACCGTGGGCGATGTGATGGATAACGATCCGTCTGTCAGAAATACCCATTCCTCAGGGGGAATGTTGGACTCGTTCTACATCAGAGGCTTTCCGGTCGGCGAAGGCAATGCCGGCGAAATCGCGTTTGATGGGATTTATGGCATCGCCCCCACGTACCGGGTTTTCACCGAATATGCCGAGCGGGTCGAGGTGCTGAAGGGTCCGACAGCTTTCCTTTACGGAATCTCTCCTAACAGCGCCGTCGGCGGCACCATCAACATCGTTCCGAAGCGAGCGCTCGATGAGGATTTGACGAGGCTGACGACGGATTACGCTTCCGACTTTCAGGGTGGTGTTCATGTCGACGTGTCGCGACGGTTCGGCGACGAACGGCAATTTGGCATCCGCTTGAACGGCAGTGCCCACGGTGGTGACACCCCGATCGATAATCAGACACGGGACTTTTATGTTGGAGCCCTGGCTCTTGATTATCAGGGGGAAAATCTTCGAGCCACACTCGACGTGATCGGACAGCGCGAAACTTTTGACGCGCCGCAGCGTCCCTTCTTTCAAACCACCGGTTTGATCGTGCCGAGCGCACCCGACGGATCGCTCAATGTCCAGGAGCCGTGGGAGTGGTCGAAGAGCGCGGACCGCTCGGTCCTGGGCAGGGTCGAATATGATCTGACCGACGATATCACCTGGTTTGGCGCCGTGGGTGGCGGCAATTCTCACGTGCATCGCCTTTTTGGTCTGCCGACCATCCTGAATTCGGCCGGCGATGTCACCATCACGCCACAGAATGCGGTGTTCGACGTCGACAGACTTACGGCAGAAACGGGTATCCGCACCAAGTTTGACACGGGGCCGATCTCCCACACAATGACCCTGCAGGCGAGCTATCTCCACCAGAGCCTCGATCGTGCGATCGTCTCAGGCACTGCCCAGCTGAGCAATATGTACGACCCCGTCCGTCGTATCGAGCAGTTCGTCGCCAATCCCAGTTCAGTGCCGAAGGTCTCCGAAGCCAGGCTGTCCGGCGTCGGCCTGTCGGACACCTTGTCGATGCTCGACGAGCGCGTGCAGCTCACTCTTGGCGGTCGCTTCCAGCAGATCGATTCTAAGAACTTCAATGCAACAACAGGCGCCGTGTCATCGTCTTCGGACGAGGACGCCGTCACGCCCCTCGTTGGCCTCGTCGTCCGCCCCTGGGACGAGGTTTCCTTCTATGCCAACTACGCGCAGGGCCTGAGCATAGGCGACACGGCTCCCACCACGGCCATCAATGCGGGCGAAACGCTCGCTCCATACAAGACGACACAATACGAGATCGGTACCAAAGTCGACCTCGGACAGATTGCAATGACCGTCAGTGCATTCCAGATCGAGAAGCCCTTCGGCCAGTTGGAGCCGAGCGGCGGCGGCCAGATCTTTACCGCTGGCGGGGAACAGCGCAACCGCGGCATTGAATTCAACGTGTTTGGCGAAGTCACGGACGATCTGCGCTTGCTTGGCGGCTTGGTGCTGATGGATGGAGAACTGACGAATACCTCGAGCGCTGCGACCCGCGGCAAGCGCCCGATCGGCGTGCCGAAGATCCAGGCGAACATCGGAGCCGAATGGGACGCGTCTTTCCTGGAAGGCCTGACGCTGACGGCCAATGTCATTCACACCGGCGAACAGTATATCAACACGACGAACACGCTGAAGATCCCTTCCTGGACGCGGCTTGACCTCGGCGCGCGCTACAAGACGGAAATCGAAACGAGGCCCGTCACATTCCGAGCCTCCGTCGAAAACGTGTTCGATAAGGACTACTGGTCAGGGGTCGCCAGCTTCAGCACGATCGCCCAGGGTGCGCCGCGCACCTTCAAGGTATCGATAACCACAGACTTCTGA
- a CDS encoding iron ABC transporter permease, with amino-acid sequence MTETVTTMGHVNAVGRYRLASLRKHLVLCLLLAAVVLVFLADIATGPAWYGLDDVLKTVLIPADAQPQMRVVVWSIRMPSALMAVVVGMALATAGVQMQTVLNNPLASPFTLGISSAASFGAALALAFGLSFIPVAGDYIVAVNAFIMALGSALIIHSVGLRRGSSVQTIVLLGIALVFSFNTALAMVQYFANDQAVAAIVFWTMGSLTKATWPKLAVTVAVLVLTIPIFVYRRWQLTALRLGEARAASFGIPVRRLRLETLVLISLLSSIPVAFVGTIGFVGLVAPHIARMLVGEDQRHLLPASAMIGALIMSSSSTVAKVLVPGAVLPIGVITAVIGLPVFFYLILKGGRETW; translated from the coding sequence ATGACCGAAACCGTGACAACCATGGGCCACGTTAATGCGGTCGGCCGCTATCGCCTCGCAAGTCTCAGAAAACATCTTGTGCTTTGTCTGCTGCTTGCAGCCGTTGTCCTTGTGTTTCTCGCAGATATTGCCACAGGTCCAGCCTGGTACGGACTGGACGATGTGCTGAAGACCGTGCTGATACCTGCCGATGCGCAGCCCCAGATGCGCGTCGTGGTCTGGTCCATCCGGATGCCCTCGGCCCTCATGGCTGTTGTCGTTGGAATGGCGCTGGCAACCGCCGGCGTTCAGATGCAGACGGTGCTCAACAACCCGCTCGCGAGCCCGTTCACTCTTGGAATTTCATCCGCGGCAAGCTTCGGTGCGGCGCTCGCTCTCGCTTTTGGCCTGTCCTTCATTCCGGTCGCCGGCGACTATATCGTTGCGGTCAACGCCTTCATCATGGCGCTTGGATCCGCCCTCATCATCCATTCCGTGGGATTGCGGCGGGGAAGCTCGGTCCAAACGATCGTGTTGCTTGGCATCGCGCTGGTGTTCAGCTTCAATACCGCGTTGGCGATGGTCCAGTATTTTGCAAACGATCAGGCTGTTGCTGCCATCGTGTTCTGGACGATGGGCAGCCTGACCAAGGCAACCTGGCCGAAGCTTGCCGTGACAGTCGCCGTCCTGGTTCTGACCATTCCCATCTTCGTCTATCGACGCTGGCAGTTGACAGCACTTCGGCTCGGAGAGGCTCGCGCAGCGTCCTTCGGAATTCCGGTTCGTCGCCTTCGGTTGGAAACGCTCGTGCTCATATCGCTCCTGTCGTCCATTCCGGTCGCATTTGTCGGAACGATCGGCTTTGTCGGACTTGTGGCGCCACATATCGCGAGGATGCTTGTCGGTGAGGATCAGCGGCACTTGCTTCCTGCCAGCGCCATGATCGGAGCCCTGATCATGTCATCCAGTTCCACGGTCGCGAAAGTTCTCGTGCCGGGCGCGGTTTTGCCGATCGGCGTCATCACCGCCGTCATAGGCCTGCCGGTATTCTTTTATCTTATCCTGAAGGGAGGGCGGGAAACGTGGTAG
- a CDS encoding ABC transporter ATP-binding protein yields the protein MVVLSTKALGAVYGTRPVLSEVSLPPCHGGEIIALIGANAAGKSTLLRRIAGILPGAGECRLAGVDDRETAIAYMPQDQVSGAALTVFEAVLLARKQTSGWKLADADLHEVERALAALQIADLGSEYVSELSGGQRQLVALAQCVVRAPTVLLLDEPTSALDLHRQFDVMRHVRSLAREKGLLVIIAVHDLNLAMKFADKIAILAHGTLHAFGPVTEVLTPGNLEAAFRVKSRLETCSQGKLHLIVDDAV from the coding sequence GTGGTAGTACTCAGCACAAAAGCGTTGGGGGCGGTTTACGGCACGCGGCCTGTCCTGAGCGAGGTATCATTGCCTCCATGCCACGGAGGAGAAATCATCGCGCTGATCGGAGCCAATGCAGCCGGCAAGTCAACGCTTCTGCGTCGTATAGCCGGAATTCTTCCGGGTGCCGGAGAATGTCGGCTGGCGGGTGTTGACGATCGCGAAACGGCGATCGCTTACATGCCGCAGGATCAGGTGAGCGGAGCAGCGTTGACCGTCTTCGAAGCCGTGCTTTTGGCGCGCAAGCAGACCAGCGGCTGGAAGCTGGCTGACGCAGATCTCCATGAGGTCGAGCGGGCATTGGCCGCCCTGCAAATCGCTGATCTTGGCTCCGAATATGTTTCGGAGTTGAGCGGCGGTCAGCGCCAGCTCGTGGCCCTTGCGCAATGCGTCGTCCGTGCTCCGACGGTGCTGCTTCTCGACGAGCCGACGAGCGCCCTTGATCTCCATCGTCAGTTCGACGTCATGAGGCATGTCAGGTCGCTGGCGAGGGAAAAGGGACTGCTCGTCATCATCGCGGTGCATGACCTGAATCTGGCGATGAAGTTTGCAGACAAGATCGCCATTCTTGCGCATGGAACACTGCATGCTTTCGGCCCGGTCACCGAAGTGCTGACGCCCGGAAATCTCGAGGCGGCATTTCGTGTGAAAAGCCGGCTCGAGACATGTTCGCAAGGCAAGCTTCACCTGATCGTCGATGATGCAGTGTGA
- a CDS encoding ABC transporter substrate-binding protein, with the protein MTCLRLYAFAIILLLTPLTALSARAENDAVPQTTVTVKDIAGRDVQVKVPVSRMLLGEGRQLYLIASLDRENPLERVVAWRNDLIEADPATYRQYLDKFPELAKLPTFKGNEGSLIDIESAIVKKPDVVLLNLEAKQANEDAQYVEKLASLDIPVLYIDFRHYPLQNADPTIRLLGKIMGREERAEDVISFRRQAMARVEDVLAKMKPDRPKVFIERIGGYTEDCCLSFGAENFGKYVDLAGGHNIGSDFLPSTFGQLSPEQVVVSNPDHVIVTSADWQAYVPGGRWIPVGPNADLDASRKKLEWYTLRDAYAGTTAQNKRNFHAIWHQFYNSPYEFIAVQWIAKWLHPDLFADLDPDRTFAEYHKRFLPIGYQPGYAVSLDTQAP; encoded by the coding sequence GTGACCTGCCTTCGCCTCTACGCGTTTGCGATAATCCTGTTGTTGACGCCGCTTACCGCTCTTTCTGCCCGCGCTGAAAATGACGCGGTCCCGCAAACGACTGTTACCGTCAAGGATATCGCCGGGCGGGACGTGCAGGTTAAGGTGCCCGTCTCCCGGATGCTACTCGGGGAAGGCAGACAACTCTATCTGATCGCCTCGCTCGACCGAGAGAATCCGCTGGAGCGCGTCGTCGCGTGGCGCAACGATCTGATCGAAGCCGATCCTGCGACTTACAGGCAATATCTCGACAAATTTCCCGAGCTTGCGAAATTGCCGACCTTCAAGGGAAATGAAGGAAGTCTGATCGATATCGAATCGGCGATCGTGAAGAAACCCGACGTGGTTCTTCTCAACCTCGAAGCCAAACAGGCCAATGAAGACGCTCAGTATGTCGAGAAACTCGCATCTCTCGACATACCAGTTCTCTACATCGATTTCAGGCACTACCCGCTTCAGAATGCCGACCCCACAATCCGGCTGCTCGGCAAGATCATGGGGCGCGAGGAGCGGGCAGAAGACGTGATTTCGTTCCGCAGACAGGCTATGGCTCGGGTCGAGGATGTGCTTGCCAAGATGAAGCCGGACCGCCCGAAGGTATTCATCGAACGCATCGGCGGATATACGGAGGACTGCTGCCTTTCATTCGGTGCCGAGAATTTCGGCAAATATGTCGATTTGGCAGGCGGGCACAATATCGGCAGCGATTTCCTGCCCTCGACATTCGGGCAGCTCAGTCCCGAACAGGTGGTCGTCTCCAATCCCGATCATGTCATCGTCACCAGTGCCGATTGGCAGGCCTACGTGCCCGGCGGCCGCTGGATTCCGGTCGGCCCGAATGCAGATCTGGATGCCTCGAGGAAGAAGCTCGAATGGTATACCTTGCGGGATGCCTATGCCGGGACAACGGCGCAGAACAAGCGCAATTTCCACGCCATATGGCATCAGTTTTACAACAGTCCCTATGAATTTATCGCGGTCCAATGGATCGCAAAGTGGCTCCATCCCGATCTCTTCGCCGATCTCGACCCGGACCGGACATTTGCCGAATACCACAAGCGCTTTCTTCCGATCGGCTATCAACCCGGCTACGCCGTCAGCCTCGATACCCAAGCACCATGA